AACATATTTCGAGTCATGCTCTTTCTTTAATAGTTTACTCCCAATCTAGGCTTTTCTTTTTTTAATGAAATCCTAAATAAACACTTACATCAATAATTAGGAATTTTATAAAGATAATATTACAATTCAATGCCAATATTACAAGGATCAATTAAAAGAGTATTTAGGGCCAAAGGAACCTTTAAATGTCTATACACTTTACTTTTTTAATTATGTTCGATTGTATAATTAAGTATGAATGTGTTTATGAAGGCTAATCATGACTTGTTTATTTCATCCGTATTAATTAGAATTTGGAAACGCCTAAATGACCAAGCATTATCTTTAAAAGTGGGATGAAGTTGGCACAATGCCGATATGTGCCACACTCGAGGACCTTGCCCCCTAAGACATTCATCCAATCATTTTCTGTGTTCTGTTCAGGGCGGAGATACTGAACATCAATAAATTGGAAGTCCCAGGAGACAAAAAGCTCAGGAATCCCTTGTAAACATTTTGCAAGTACCAACGGAAATCAACAAACAAACGTCAACATGGTCGACTGGACAGATGCTGAGCGCAGTGCCATCGTAGGCCTGTGGGGAAAGATCAGCGTGGATGAGATCGGACCCCAGGCCCTGGCCAGGTACATTCTTATAATATTTATGTAGACATCATTAAATAATAACACGATAATAGGCTACCTAGGCTAATGACCACTAATTTCGTATTGTAATGGCAGCCTGTTTAATTTATTTTTAGACTTCTGATCGTGTCTCCATGGACTCAGAGGCACTTTGGCACCTTCGGCAACCTTTCAACACCCGCTGCCATCATGGGTAACCCCGCTGTGGCCAAGCACGGAAAGACCGTGATGCACGGACTGGACAGAGCTGTGCAGAACCTGGATGACATCAAGAACACCTATACTGCACTGAGTGTGATGCACTCCGAGAAACTGCACGTGGATCCCGACAACTTCAGGGTGAGTACTAAACGTAATGCATATAGCCTACAATTTTGTGCTTCATacaattattatatattttttaaaggtatGACCAATTTTCCTTCGAGGCATTTAGGAGAAAATCGTCTTATGCATTAAATAGCGGTGTGAGCCGATGTAAAGTGTATGCCAATATTATTTTACTGTCCCCTCTCCACAGCTCCTCGCCGACTGCATCACCGTGTGCGTGGCCGCCAAGCTCGGTCCCACCGTTTTCAGTGCTGATACTCAGGAAGCCTTCCAGAAGTTCCTGGCTGTCGTTGTGTCCGCTCTTGGCAGACAGTACCACTAGAGTATCACTCGACAGCATTAATATGGAAGAGAGATGACACTCAAATTCCAGTCTGTTAAGCTGGAAGCTGTGCCATAGCTACACGCATTGAAAATAATAAAATCTATTTAAAAGCGTTTATCTTTTTGAAGTGTTGTTTTTAATGGAAAACGTTCTCCTGCAATTGTACTTATGGGTACATGGTTTCTACACTAAAATTGAGGGAATGTGAATGAAAAAACTGTTTTGATGATGGTTTTCATAAACATACTTTGTCCATAATCTAGAGGCCTAATGGTTATTAATTGATGAGATAAGGAAAGAGGATGGCAAACGTGATCTGCATAACATACCAATAGCAATTAACATACCTTTGTATGCCTCCTTCTTGGAAGAACCTTTTAGGGACCATTTTCAGAACCTTAAGGATCTTCAAATAACTTTGGATATCTTAAAAGAACCCTTGTTGAACCCCTCATTTTAGAGTGTATGAATTCTGTGGTGTGCATGTTTTGTTAATCATCTGTATAATTACTATTTTGGGGATTCACAGACTtctccctccctacacctctgatgAGTATAACAGGAAACCTGTTCGATCCCCATGCACTCAAAATCATTCTGGCTGTGGAtatggagaacatcaacacattaacatcaacgtACCAGAGGAtatacccattggacttggggctctgctgaGAGTTTACctcatatttagatttgttttttcTGCTTTGCCACTAAAATCATAACAAACACTGAGAACTCAAATATTGTgctattgttgttattgttatgcgTATTATTATTAATGAGAATAATAACTGGGGAGGGGGGTAGTTCAAAAATGAACCCCGAAAAGTTATTCAAAAAGTTATTTAAGGATCCATTAAAAAGGGTTCTTTGAAGAAgaagctccaaaatgcaggtgtttcaacctagatcagtgctttctgtggtggtggtggggctcgccagcagaaaatacagtgTTGCGCCTGTTTGGCTCAGTTTTCTGTCATGATTGGCTCAgttttctgtcactcatgggacaGTATGTCATCCCCAATTCTAAGGTTAGAGATCAAACATTTTTGCCCCTTTTAGTCTGCCATAGAGTtatattagaagtgcccatccaagaaggctcaaggtcattagcCACAGATAGAATGACAtcatatcacattatatcacattgtagctttgattggactggtcatgtcaacatcttactttcaaagtcttagctagcagtcatcatcagtCATCAactcgacaatctactggcaaatccttgtcatatgaagagaaataataaagagaaattatagataaaatgtatcggtgctcatcggccattgtaCATTggcgtcgggcgaggggccttcagtaccttgtggagtgggaggggtacggtccggaggagaagTGCTGGGTTCCGGTCGAGGACATGTTGGACCCTTCAATCCTGCAGGAGTTCCACTGTCTTCGTCTGGATCGCCCTGtgcctcgccctccgggtcgtccccgggGCCGGTGTCAGCGCGCTGCTGGAGCCGCACTTCAAGAGGGGGTACTgccacgacttccgccaaagtcggttcctctccttgttcgctcggcggtcgttgtcacCGGTCTTCATCGATCAACTTTTCATTTTCCTTTAgttttgtcttcccacacacctggtctcAATTCCCTCATtatatgttgtgtatttaaccctttgttccccccatgtctttgtggggAATTGTTTTTTGTAAGTGCATGTGCACGTTTTCTCTAGTGCGCTACAGGTTTTGTACCCATTTGTTTGTTG
The sequence above is a segment of the Oncorhynchus gorbuscha isolate QuinsamMale2020 ecotype Even-year linkage group LG16, OgorEven_v1.0, whole genome shotgun sequence genome. Coding sequences within it:
- the LOC124000222 gene encoding hemoglobin subunit beta-like; this encodes MVDWTDAERSAIVGLWGKISVDEIGPQALARLLIVSPWTQRHFGTFGNLSTPAAIMGNPAVAKHGKTVMHGLDRAVQNLDDIKNTYTALSVMHSEKLHVDPDNFRLLADCITVCVAAKLGPTVFSADTQEAFQKFLAVVVSALGRQYH